From Candidatus Nomurabacteria bacterium, one genomic window encodes:
- a CDS encoding ABC transporter ATP-binding protein: MKREILYQVDDVTLNFKVGDHNVTAIQKGSIFIPKGEITIIFGPSGSGKSSLLNILSGLQKPTSGIMKYKSENIYANNQDELAHYRAHELGIIYQTNYWVRSLDVLDNVALPLYFLGSSRAEAHKKASHALQRVNMQSYAHKYPYLLSGGEQQRIAFARAIVDDAPVIIADEPTGNLDSKNGDRVIELFAEFQQNEGKTIILVTHNLEYLPIAQHLIQIQDGIMTQIEHKDISPTVKQLLSDVQNRISTLAAKGAKK; encoded by the coding sequence ATGAAAAGAGAAATTCTTTATCAAGTAGATGATGTCACTCTGAATTTCAAAGTTGGTGATCACAACGTTACGGCTATACAAAAAGGCAGTATATTCATACCAAAAGGTGAAATAACTATTATCTTTGGTCCTTCTGGTAGCGGTAAGTCTAGCTTGCTCAATATACTTTCAGGATTACAAAAACCAACTTCTGGCATCATGAAGTATAAGTCTGAAAACATATATGCCAACAATCAAGATGAGCTTGCTCATTACCGAGCGCATGAACTTGGTATAATCTATCAAACAAATTATTGGGTAAGAAGCCTGGATGTTCTTGATAATGTGGCACTTCCACTGTATTTTCTTGGCTCTTCTCGAGCAGAAGCCCACAAAAAAGCAAGCCATGCTCTACAACGAGTTAATATGCAAAGTTATGCCCATAAATATCCTTATTTACTTTCTGGAGGCGAACAGCAGCGCATTGCATTCGCACGAGCTATAGTTGACGACGCACCCGTAATAATTGCCGACGAACCAACTGGTAATCTAGATAGTAAGAATGGTGATAGAGTTATCGAATTGTTTGCAGAGTTTCAGCAAAATGAAGGCAAAACGATTATTCTTGTCACACATAACTTAGAGTACTTACCGATTGCCCAACATCTTATACAGATTCAAGATGGGATAATGACTCAAATTGAGCACAAAGACATATCGCCAACGGTGAAACAGCTGCTCAGTGACGTACAAAACCGCATTAGCACTCTTGCTGCGAAAGGTGCAAAGAAATGA